A window of Thiohalobacter sp. genomic DNA:
AACAGCCAGCCCGGCCGCGCCCTCATGTCCCATTGCAGGGCAACAGCCGCGTAGCGCCGGCCATTGTGTCCGCCCGAGGCGCTGCGCACCGACTCGCTGCCCATGTTCAGGGCGCCCAGCAGACGATGCCGACCCCAGGCCGCGAGCGGCGCACTGGCACCCGCCAGCGCAACGCGCCCGTCGCGGCTGGGCGTCTGCGGATAGACCTGCCTGCCCAGATTGACGAACAGGCTCAGCGGGCGCTTCCGAACGGACCCGGACCACTCGGGTCCCACCAGCAGCAGGCGACGATAGGCACGGCCATCGAGTTGCAGCCACTGGACCTCGAACGGCAGGCGCCAGCGGCCGAGCTGGCTGGACCATTCTCCGCCAAGCCGAAGCTGTTGCGAACGCAGATCGAAGTCGTGGGCGGAAAAATTGCCGCGATCGGACAGGGTCAGGTCCGCAAACACAGATCGGTGACGGCTCAGCGGCAATCGAACCGAGGCACTCGCTGCCAGCTCCCGAAAGCCGCTGGATCGCCGGCGCGCGCCCTCGTCGAGCAGGAACTCGCCCAGCGCGGGGATGCGGACCCTGTCGTCGGCCGTGGCGGCATTGACGTTGGAATCGGCACCTGCGGCGAGTCGTACACTACCGCTCCAGTGCAGACGTTCCCGGCGCTCGCGGGCCTCGATGGCCGCAATCCAGGCCCGTGCCTTGTCGGCGACGGCCGGCGGCGGCGAGGCCTCGAGCACGGCCTCGAAGGCAGCGCGTGCCCGCGCATGCTCGCCGAGCACATGAAAGGCCCGCCCCAGTTCCAGGCGGGCACGATGATTCCAGGGTTCAAGCAGCAGTACCCGTTCGAGCGCAAAAACGGCCCGATTCGGGTGACCGGTCTCGATCGCGACCACCGCGAACGCCAGATCGAATTCCGGGTCGCCCGCCTCCTCCAGGCTACGCCGTTCCCATGCAGCCCAATCGCCGGGCGATGACGCGGCGGACACCATGGCCGCTCCCGTGACAAGCAGCAGTCCCAGCAGAAAGCAACGCAGACTCGGCATGCATCTCCTCCACGCAATGCGCCCTGCCGCCGATTTCCCGACAGGCTGGAGGATCCCAGCAAACACCGTGCCGGAACAGGCAGCCGGGAATCCGCCCTTCCTCCGCTCCGGCACACAGGACTGATCACCTTGAAAATGAAAGGGAATGTGGTTGTCGGGCCGCCGTCACCCAGGTATGCTGAACTCATTCCAGAGTCGCCGGTCAAAGCGATCGGAACCGAATTCACCCATGGAGCAAACCGAATGAACACGCAACCCATGTTTTCCCGCGCGGAAACCTCCGCACTCGAAACCAACAAGGTACTGCGTCAGACCTACATGCTGCTGTCCATGACGCTGCTGTTCAGCGCCGGGATGGCCGGCCTGTCCATGGCCATGAACATGCCACCCATGACCTATCTGGTCTCGGTCGGCATCGCCTTCCTGCTGCTGTGGCTGGTGCTGCCGCGCACGGCCAATTCCGGTGCCGGCCTGGCTGTGGTGTTCGCCTTCACCGGCCTGATGGGCTTTGGGCTGGGGCCGATCCTGAGCATGTACCTGGCCATTCCCAATGGTGGCCAGGTGGTGATGACGGCGCTCGGGGGCACCGGCGTGATCTTCATGGCGCTGTCGGCCTATGCCATGACCACGCGCCGGGACTTCAGCTTCCTGGGCGGCTTCCTGTTCGTGGGGCTGATCGTGGTGCTGGTCGCGGCCATCGCCAACATCTTCCTGGCCATCCCGGCACTGTCGCTGGCCATCTCGGCCATCGCCGTGCTGATCTTCAGTGGCCTGATCCTGTTCGACACCAGCCGCATCATCAACGGTGGCGAGACCAACTACATCATGGCCACCGTGGCCCTGTATCTCGACATCTACAACCTGTTCCTGCACCTGCTGCAGCTGCTCGGCGCCTTCTCCGGCGACGACTGAGCGGCTTCGCTGGCGGCCCCGCACGGGGCCGCCGGCCTCCCCCTCCCGACGACCATGGATTCCCTCTGGCTCAAGATCGGCAGCGCCCTGCTGATGGGGCTGATGGTGATCCTGCTGTGGCCCCGCGCCATGGAGCTGCTCCGGAACGGCCCGCGCGGCACCGCCGAAGACTGGAAGGCCGCGCTGGTGCCGCTGGCGCTGGTGGTGGGATTCGTGGTGCTGCTGATCCTGATGGTACGTTAGCTTCAGGCAGCCGAATCCCTATCGACATCCCAGCCCGGGAACAGCGGACTTGGCAGGATGGGCAAAGGCCCGAAGGGCCGTGCCCATCATGACGGTCACGGGATGCTGATGGGCACGTCGCTGCGCTCCTTTGCCCATCCTACGAATTCACTGCTGATCCTGATGCTGCGCTGAGCCTCACACCGGCTCGGCACTGGTCACCGCAAAGTCCTCGAAGCTGTTCTTCAGCCAGCGATGCGTGGTGTTGCTGGCCCAGCGCGCCATGGCCTCGGGCTGGTCGACCTTGCGCAGCATGGACAGCAGCAGCCCCACCTTGACGGTGTCTGGCGTGTAGTGGCGGATGAGTTCGGCACGACTGTTGGGCTGGCCGGGTCGCACGGCAGGGAGGGTGAAGGCCAGCACCTGCTGGGTCTGGAAGGCGACGTTGGAGAACACCGGTCGCAGCTTGCGCCGCACCTCGTCGCGGACCAGGTTGGATGCGAACCAGCCGATGTTCTCCGCGGCCTCGATCAGGTCCGGCTCCAGCACCTGCTGTTCACGCAGGTAGTCGAGCGCCGGGTAGTAGCCCAGACCCTGCTCGCGGACATGGGCGATGACGGCGTCGGCCAGCGCCTCGCCGACCACATAGGGCGAGGCCGGCAGGTGACGCTCGAACACGTGCTCGGGCAGCCGCACCACCAGATTCATCGCGACCCTGGCGACATGCAGGCTCATCGGCCGCGCAGCACTCCAAAGGCTTCGACGATCGGTTCGGTGATGTGGGCCAGCTTGCGGCGCATGACGCTGCCGATGGCATCGGTGCGCGCGAACACGGGCGCCACCAGGCGCTCGCCCACGCCGGACACCAGGCAGGCGGCCTCGATCACCGGTACCAGTTCCGGGACGGCCGAGGCCATGGCGGCGAGCGCCGGCTCCTGGCCGACCCGGCCGCTCGCCTGCGCCCGCAGGGCGTCGATATCCTGCAGTCTCGGGCCGTCCGCGGCCAGCGGTGCCGACCAGTTGCGAATGGCCTCCATCAGCTCGACCACGACATCCTGGTTGTTGGGCTTCTTCAGCACGATCTCCGCGGTGTGCAGGAAGGACTGCCCCGGCACGTCCAGCAGCTTGCGCAGAAAGTCGGCCTGCGGACCCTCGCCCAGCGCCGCGGCAGCCTTGTGCAGCGGATGCGGGGGCTGTCGCTCGGGCAACTCGTCCGGCGTGGTATGCAGGAAGCCGACATAATAGGTGTTCTTGTGCCGGCCCTTGGCCCACAGCTTGTCGCGCGTGTCCTGGTCGATCAGCCCCGGCTGCAGCACCAGGCGCACGCTCTCGATCATCGCCTGATGGCTTTCCTCGAAGGGCAGGAACTCGATCAGGAACTCGGCCAGGGTGGGCGCAATCTCGGACCGGGCCACTGCCTCGCGCGCCAGCATGCGCCGCGCATTGTCCGAGGTGGGCATGGCCCACCAGGCTCGGCGCGCGATCTCGCCGGTCAGTCCCGGGGCATGGACCACGGCCACCACGGCTTCCGGCTCGCCGAGCAACAGCAGCTTCTCCAGGCTGGTGTCGCGCGCCTGCCCCATCCGCGTCCAGCGCTTGAGATACACCGGATACCCCCCCGGCGAACCCAATACATGACTGGACAGGGTCTCCTTGACCAGGCGTATGTATTGTTCGTCGCGACAGGTGGGATTGAGGCGGATGGCCGTCTCGCCCGCGGGCGAGAGGCCGTACACGGTCATCGAGGATTCGTCGATGCGCACCGCGTGCAGCTCATTGGCCAGCATGACATTGAGGCGCAGCGCATCTTCGGCGGACAGTTCCATGGGCAGGCGGGTGACTCAGACGACGTCGTCGAAACCGGCGAGCTTGTACAGCCGCTTCGCCTCTTCCAGGTCCTGTTCCACGCCATTGCCCTGCTCGTACATCATGGCCAGCGTGGTCATGGAACCCTGCAGGCCCTGGTCGGCGGCCTTGCGGAACCACCTGGCCGCCTCGGCGCCGTCCTTGTCCACACACTCGCCTTCCAGATACATGAAGCCGAGACCATGCTGGGCCAGCGCGTGCCCCTGCTCGGCCGCGGCCTTCATCCACTTGAAGGCCAGTTCGTCGTTGCGGGCCATGCCCAGGCCATTCTGGTAGATGATCGCCAGCCGATGTTGGGCCTCGGCGTTGCCCTGCTCGGCAAACGGCCGCAGCATCTGGGCCGCGCGAGCGAAATGCTTTGCCTCGAAGGCGGCCATGGCGCTGGCAAAATCGACTTCCTGATCCTCGTTCATGCTCTGCTCCCGGGCATGCCGTGCGATGCCCCTGATCTTCGTAAGTAAATACAATAGTTTATCGCAAAAGCCTGGGGCAGCGGAATATCCCCCATGAGCAGGGGCCGGGCACGCGCCCCTTTTATCAGCAAGCGCTTATATCCCTCCATGGGGATATACGGTGACCTGGCCCGCGGCTGTATACTGCGGCACCGGCTGGCAGGACCCGGAAGGGTCCCGCGCGTCCCGAAGCGGCAAAGGTACAGGTATCCGGCATGAATGCCCAGGTCGACACAGACGCCCTGATCGCGATGCGGAGCTGCATCCAGAAGGTTGCGACCGGCCCCGAATACAGCAAGGACCTCTCCTTCGAGGAGGCCCGCCAGGCCATGCAACTCATCCTGGAAGGCAAGGCCGATCCGGTGCAGACGGCCATCTTCTTCATAGCGCTGCGCATGAAGCGCGAGACGCACGAGGAGAACAAGGGCGTGCTGCAGGCGATCATGGACGCCTCCAACCGCGTCACCGCAAACGTCGCTGAGCTGGTCGACGTGGCCGATCCCTACGATGGCTACACCCGCGGCGTGCCCGCCTCGCCCTTTCTGCCCGCCGTGCTGGCCGCCTGCGGCGTTCCTGCCGTGTCCCACGGCCTGAACGAGGTCGGCCCCAAGTACGGCATCACCCATTACAAGGTGCTCAAGGCCGCCGGCGTGGACGTCAGCCGCAGCCCGGAACAGGCCGCTGCGCTGATCGAAAACGCAGACGCCGGCTGGGCCTACCTGGACCAGAGCGCCTACTGCCCCGCCCTGCACGACCTGGTCCCGCTGCGCCAGCGCATGGTCAAGCGCCAGGTCATTACCACCGTGGAGGTGCTGGTGGGTCCGGTCCGCGGCCGGGAGAAGACGCACCTCTACACCGGCTTCGTGCACAAGGCCTACCCGCCCATCTATGCCGAGCTGGCCCGTCATGCCGGCTTCGACAGCCTGCTGCTGGCGCGCGGCGTCGAGGGCGGCATCATTCCCTCGCTGCAGCAGCCGGCACGCATCTGGTACTACCACGACAAGGGCGGGGAAACCTTCTACGAGGCGCAGGCCGCCGAGATCGGCATCGAGTCCGCCACCCGCGCGGTGCCCATCCCGGACGATGCGCCGCCGGCACCGGTGCGCGGCGACGAGATCGCCACCACCATCGACGCCGATGCGGTCGCGGCCATCGCTGCCGATTACGGCCTGGCCGCCCTCAGGGGCAAGCGAGGCGGGACCTACGACAGTCTGGTTTACGCGGGCACCCTGGTGCTCAAGCACCTCGGACGCCACGACTCCCTGCCGTCAGCGGCGGACGCAGTCCGTCAGGCGCTGGATTCCGGCACCGCGCTGGCGCATTTCGAGGCGGCAACCTGAACCGCCACCCTGCTGCAAAACGGGGCGGCACCTTGCGAGGGATTGTCTGGTTGTCGAGGTTTTAGGAAAATACCCGGTTAACTGAGGTCAAACGCGAGAAGGAGAGGCAACATGAACCCGCATCAGGATTACTACGATGCTGTCACCAAGATGGAACAGGCTGGTGTCGACGAAGACTACATCATCGGATGGGAATCCGGTTACTGGCTGAACCCCGAGCGCGAGGAACAGCGCGTCACCGAGGCATACGAAGCCGGTTACGAAAAGGGCAAGGCAAAGGATCCGACCGGCTTCGAGGCCTGGATCAAGAAGTAAGCCCCTGTTCCTGGCACATGAAAAAAGCGGGCATCAGCCCGCTTTTTTCATGTTCTGCCGACCCGGTCGCGGGCCGGGACACGGAATCCACCGCATCCCCCGGAATCCCTGCGGCCGGCCACACAAGCCGCAACGCGTCTTTACCTTGTCGTGGGTTCAGCGGGTTCCGTGGCGTTCTTTCTTCCCTTCAGCAACGCAGCCCCTGACGAGACGCGCGAGCCGGTCCTCAGGCCGACTGGTCCGCCGATGCGGGCGGCAGTTCCGGCACCATGCTGTTCATGACCCGCTTCAGCGTCTTGAGCGCCTCGGGCACCTCGATGTCGATGATCTGGGTGCTGACCCATTCACGCTGCCGCGGCCCGAGCGTCTCGGCAAGGCGGTCACCGAAATAGCGCGTCATCTGGAAACTCGGCTCGAAGTCCGAGAAACCGAACTCGGAGAACTCGTCCATGCGCCGGTTCAGCAACTCGATGTAGGGACCACGATGGTCGCCCGGCCCCAGCAGGTCGCGGCCGTTGTCCTGCACATAGTCGGCCAGCCGCCTGGCCACCGCCGTCACGAACGCTGCCCGCTCCTCGTCGTCCATGCGCTGGTAGGCGACCCGGTCGATCACGTGCAACAGAAAGGTCGAGAATTCCTTGATGACCGCCAGGCGGTCGGCCTGGGTGTCGGTCTGGAAACCCTCGTTCTCGAGATTCAGGAGCGCGCGCTGACAGATGCGCCAGGCGTTGAAGGCCAGGGCACTGGCCGTCTCCTGAATGCTGCGTTCCTTGTCCTTGTTGTTCCAGCGGGTCTTGACTCGCACGGTAAAACCTCAACTTTTATATGAAATAATAACTGGATAGAGCATAAACTTGACGCATATTATCCGTTCGATAAGCTGCCCGGAGGCCCGGTGGCGCGCGGGCGGAACGCAATTGTATACTAATTCACTCAGGATTTGACCGCCTTCGCGGAGCCGTATCATGCCGTTTGACCTCCCCCGGTTCCAGGCCCGGGTCCAGCACAACTGCCACATCGCCGACGCTGCCCACGCCGGCGACTATACCCTCTGCGTTTACCTGATGAAGATGCGCGAGCTGTATCGCTGGGAGAAGGGCTACGGCTTCGGCGATCCCCTCCCCGGCGAGGCCGTGGGCGACTGGCTGCGCGAGCGCGAGGCCCTGTGGGAAGAAATCGGGGACCAGGGCTTCGCCTCCCTGCCGCTGGACGGCAGCGAATACGACCCCTTCGATGCCGACGCCGTCAATGCGCGCCTGCTCGAACACGGTCTGGTCTACAGCGCCGGCATCGGCCACAACGGCAAGCCGCACTTTTTCCTCGGCAAGCTGGAACATGCCGAGGAACGCCCCCGCTTCCGGCTGATGATCGCCGGCACCGAGCTGGCGCGCGATCTCACTGCGCCGCCGGCCATGACCCGCGGCGGTACCATCTTCGTACGCCGCGAATCGCTGCGCCGCCTAATCTGGGAAAAATACGAGGAGTGGCGCTGGAACCGCCTCGACAACCCCATGGGACGGGCCATCCGCTGCTACGACTTCGAAGGCGATCTCGAGGGCGCCCTCGATGCCATGGCGGATAACGAGATCGAGACCATGCTGTTGCACGAGATGGGGGAGATCGAGGCCGGCGCGCGGCTGGGCGAGGGCTGGGAGGCCATGCTCGCCGAATTGCCGCGCTCGCGGCTGGAACTGCAGTTGCGCGCGGTGCGTGACCATCTCGCCGATGCCCTGTCCACCCTCCCCGTCCTGCTCGAACGCAGCGCGGACGCCAGCCTGCACTTCTACTTCGCCACCCTCACGCCGCTGCGCCGGGAGCTGGCGCCACGATTGATGGCCGCCTACCGCGACTGGCACGCCAGCGGCGATGCCACGGCTT
This region includes:
- a CDS encoding porin family protein, coding for MPSLRCFLLGLLLVTGAAMVSAASSPGDWAAWERRSLEEAGDPEFDLAFAVVAIETGHPNRAVFALERVLLLEPWNHRARLELGRAFHVLGEHARARAAFEAVLEASPPPAVADKARAWIAAIEARERRERLHWSGSVRLAAGADSNVNAATADDRVRIPALGEFLLDEGARRRSSGFRELAASASVRLPLSRHRSVFADLTLSDRGNFSAHDFDLRSQQLRLGGEWSSQLGRWRLPFEVQWLQLDGRAYRRLLLVGPEWSGSVRKRPLSLFVNLGRQVYPQTPSRDGRVALAGASAPLAAWGRHRLLGALNMGSESVRSASGGHNGRRYAAVALQWDMRARPGWLLSARGDWQRALHKATDPVFSVRRRDAWRAIRLQASHPLDRRWIFRATLSLADNDSNIDFYAYRRGQLMLGWEARLQ
- a CDS encoding Bax inhibitor-1/YccA family protein, encoding MNTQPMFSRAETSALETNKVLRQTYMLLSMTLLFSAGMAGLSMAMNMPPMTYLVSVGIAFLLLWLVLPRTANSGAGLAVVFAFTGLMGFGLGPILSMYLAIPNGGQVVMTALGGTGVIFMALSAYAMTTRRDFSFLGGFLFVGLIVVLVAAIANIFLAIPALSLAISAIAVLIFSGLILFDTSRIINGGETNYIMATVALYLDIYNLFLHLLQLLGAFSGDD
- a CDS encoding sulfur reduction protein DsrS, which gives rise to MELSAEDALRLNVMLANELHAVRIDESSMTVYGLSPAGETAIRLNPTCRDEQYIRLVKETLSSHVLGSPGGYPVYLKRWTRMGQARDTSLEKLLLLGEPEAVVAVVHAPGLTGEIARRAWWAMPTSDNARRMLAREAVARSEIAPTLAEFLIEFLPFEESHQAMIESVRLVLQPGLIDQDTRDKLWAKGRHKNTYYVGFLHTTPDELPERQPPHPLHKAAAALGEGPQADFLRKLLDVPGQSFLHTAEIVLKKPNNQDVVVELMEAIRNWSAPLAADGPRLQDIDALRAQASGRVGQEPALAAMASAVPELVPVIEAACLVSGVGERLVAPVFARTDAIGSVMRRKLAHITEPIVEAFGVLRGR
- a CDS encoding tetratricopeptide repeat protein, producing MNEDQEVDFASAMAAFEAKHFARAAQMLRPFAEQGNAEAQHRLAIIYQNGLGMARNDELAFKWMKAAAEQGHALAQHGLGFMYLEGECVDKDGAEAARWFRKAADQGLQGSMTTLAMMYEQGNGVEQDLEEAKRLYKLAGFDDVV
- a CDS encoding anthranilate phosphoribosyltransferase, whose translation is MNAQVDTDALIAMRSCIQKVATGPEYSKDLSFEEARQAMQLILEGKADPVQTAIFFIALRMKRETHEENKGVLQAIMDASNRVTANVAELVDVADPYDGYTRGVPASPFLPAVLAACGVPAVSHGLNEVGPKYGITHYKVLKAAGVDVSRSPEQAAALIENADAGWAYLDQSAYCPALHDLVPLRQRMVKRQVITTVEVLVGPVRGREKTHLYTGFVHKAYPPIYAELARHAGFDSLLLARGVEGGIIPSLQQPARIWYYHDKGGETFYEAQAAEIGIESATRAVPIPDDAPPAPVRGDEIATTIDADAVAAIAADYGLAALRGKRGGTYDSLVYAGTLVLKHLGRHDSLPSAADAVRQALDSGTALAHFEAAT
- a CDS encoding Alvin_2107 family globule sulfur oxidation protein, encoding MNPHQDYYDAVTKMEQAGVDEDYIIGWESGYWLNPEREEQRVTEAYEAGYEKGKAKDPTGFEAWIKK
- a CDS encoding Sfum_1244 family protein, whose amino-acid sequence is MPFDLPRFQARVQHNCHIADAAHAGDYTLCVYLMKMRELYRWEKGYGFGDPLPGEAVGDWLREREALWEEIGDQGFASLPLDGSEYDPFDADAVNARLLEHGLVYSAGIGHNGKPHFFLGKLEHAEERPRFRLMIAGTELARDLTAPPAMTRGGTIFVRRESLRRLIWEKYEEWRWNRLDNPMGRAIRCYDFEGDLEGALDAMADNEIETMLLHEMGEIEAGARLGEGWEAMLAELPRSRLELQLRAVRDHLADALSTLPVLLERSADASLHFYFATLTPLRRELAPRLMAAYRDWHASGDATAFHDYLELAVPHWQQLAEALLAHHAAEGLAGGEAAMRLIDDNAL